One region of Plasmodium gaboni strain SY75 chromosome 6, whole genome shotgun sequence genomic DNA includes:
- a CDS encoding putative membrane protein (conserved Plasmodium membrane protein, unknown function) → MSHPQQNISLDYTNMDNEGNGNIKLEDNDYFNYAGKDKKEQNESNISDKYITHGEKDNEDMTYTKNHYNLDNNNELNNNFDTQGIIQNKSNNENHNMLSNTLKNEQEGLYENGNENNIVIVGEENIESNISSKDTNKMMIQNYIDDKEKEDNINDINNYNNEIYKYINTDNIKENEKIIAGQEEEMTHNINNEYEEEHSNNIAKRKNKRKSYNNNNNNYYAYKHHNNDYYNNNNNNTYGEKNYQIEHNKNSIELHKIKNKELDKGKKNKGKNNNNNNKTKNKFFFLFRKKGSMASSSHDKENEYNMKSNKNINYINKDDQFIKNDDNQNVDSSYNNNTNLDREKVMNLINKYNNIKKKNSEQNIIYNNSSITNTIKTSEYDVEKNNVHTQNDENICSRENRIYSMKTDDNIILEFQKEHMNDINYPKNISQITIKTNDDEKKKTSYSDKNEKKTYSFEKIKSFVSNNTYLKDKKSLILEKKSQISKELNFFCSNYNILLCFLLYVICFGFVISSLCYDSWKMHEITLKSLNKEKSVEIHIGATNIRRIQKVSENNGDVILSIDKEQSIGSLIENSICTPVKKETLEEFLKKLAKQEKLISDKKKTDINRELTDDALMVTLKNPGDVGLLTDEKIILARKHIFGPTIYNLECKFLEKLKKAGSFHLILLYAILVFLFISISLLLHILLKYKTVKKVQQIKYASFVLVNLALITLISSIFSINREYNIPLCVQNDGSSDICMDGKSTYLIRSSIILLIFSNLFFGKFINFVHNKSHTIEGSMV, encoded by the coding sequence atgagTCACCCACaacaaaatatttcattagACTACACAAATATGGATAATGAAGGAAATGGAAACATAAAATTAGAAGACAATGATTATTTTAACTATGCTGGGaaagataaaaaagaacaaaatgaaagtaatatatcagataaatatataacacaTGGTGAGAAAGATAATGAAGATATGacatatacaaaaaatCACTATAAtttagataataataatgaattaaataataattttgataCACAAGGAATCATCcaaaataaaagtaataatGAAAATCATAACATGTTATCAAAtactttaaaaaatgaacaagaaggattatatgaaaatgGAAATGAAAATAACATTGTAATTGTTGGagaagaaaatatagaatctaatatttcatcaaaagatacaaataaaatgatgattcaaaattatattgatgataaagaaaaggaagataatataaatgatataaataattataataatgaaatatataaatatataaacacagataacataaaagaaaatgaaaaaataatagcTGGTCAAGAAGAAGAAATGacacataatataaataatgaatatgaagaagaacattctaataatatagctaaaagaaaaaataaacgtaaaagttataataataacaataataattattatgcTTACAAACatcataataatgattactataataataataataataatacttatggtgaaaaaaattatcaaatagaacataataaaaatagcATAGAGTTAcacaaaattaaaaataaagaattagATAAAGGGAAGAAAAACAAAGgaaaaaacaataataataataataaaactaaaaacaaatttttctttttattcAGAAAGAAAGGATCTATGGCCTCTAGTTCTCatgataaagaaaatgaatACAATATgaaatcaaataaaaatataaattatattaataaagatgatcaatttataaaaaatgatgataacCAAAATGTTGACAGttcttataataataataccAATTTGGATAGAGAAAAAGTTATgaatttaattaataaatataataatattaagaaaaaaaattcagaacaaaatattatttataataattcatcTATTACAAATACTATAAAAACAAGTGAATATGatgtagaaaaaaataatgtcCATACAcaaaatgatgaaaatatttgttCTAGAGAAAACCGTATATATTCTATGAAAActgatgataatataattttagAATTTCAAAAAGAACATATGaatgatataaattatCCAAAAAATATCAGCCAAATTACaataaaaacaaatgatgatgaaaagAAGAAAACAAGTTATTCagataaaaatgaaaagaaaacatacagttttgaaaaaataaaatctTTTGTATctaataatacatatttaaaagataagAAAAGTTTAattttagaaaaaaaatcaCAAATTTCTAAAGAATTAAACTTTTTCTGTTCtaattataatatcttGTTATGTTTCctattatatgttatatgCTTCGGATTTGTTATATCCTCCTTGTGTTATGATTCATGGAAAATGCATGAAATTACTTTAAAAtcattaaataaagaaaaatcGGTTGAAATACATATAGGTGCAACCAATATTAGAAGAATTCAAAAGGTATCAGAAAACAACGGAGATGTTATTCTTTCTATTGATAAAGAACAAAGTATAGGATCACTTATAGAAAATAGTATTTGTACACCAgtaaaaaaagaaacattAGAAGaattcttaaaaaaattagcaaaacaagaaaaattaatatcagataaaaaaaaaacagaTATTAATAGAGAATTAACAGATGATGCTTTAATGGTTACTTTGAAAAATCCAGGAGATGTTGGTTTATTAACagatgaaaaaattatattagCTCGTAAACATATATTTGGACCAACCATATATAATTTAGAATGCAAATTCTTAgaaaaattgaaaaaagCTGGTAGTTTTCATctaattcttttatatgCTATATTAGtattcttatttatatcaatttctttattattacacATACTTCTTAAGTACAAAACAGTCAAAAAAGTACAACAAATTAAATATGCTTCTTTTGTTCTAGTAAATTTAGCATTAATTACATTAATTTCTTcaattttttctataaatagagaatataatataccACTTTGTGTACAAAATGATGGAAGCTCAGATATATGTATGGATGGAAAATCTACTTACCTAATTCGTTCTTCTATCATCTTACTTATATTCtcaaatttatttttcGGTAAATTTATAAACTTTGTGCATAACAAAAGCCACACCATAGAAGGTTCCATGGTATAA